The DNA sequence GCGGCTGCTCGGCCGACGCGGCCTGCAGTCGGACCCGGGCGCGGCTGGCCAACTTCTTGGCCGCGTCCTGCGAGCGGTCCAGCACGTCGCCGATCTGCTCGAACGGCACGTCGAACACGTCGTGCAGCACGAAGGCGACTCGCTGCGCCGGCGACAACCGATCCAGCACTACCAGCAGCGCGCGGCTGACCGCCTCGGAGCGCAACGCCTGTTCGTCGGCGGCCGGTGCGGCCAGGGCTGGGGAGCTGTCCAACTCGGGCGTCTCCGAGAGAGATTGCTCGATGCGGCGCGAGCGTGCCCGCAACTGGTCTATGGCGGTGCGTGCGGTGATGGTGGTGAGCCATCCGGGCAGATTGTCCACCGCGGCGAAATCGGCACTGCTGGCCTTCAGCCAGGCGGTTTGGACAGCGTCGTCGGCGTCTGCCGTCGAGCCGAGCAGATGAAACGCCACCGAATGCAGATGTCGGCGGTTGTCCTCGAACCGTTGGGCCAAAACGTCGGTGTTGCCCATGGGTCACCTTTCCCGTTCAGGGGTCGTCACAGGGATAGAGCCACATCCACAGACGACAGGAAGAGCAACACCATGAGCGTACAGACGATCTATCTGGTGACCGTCGTGGTTACCGCGGTCACCACCATCGCCATCGCCGTACCCGACTTCATTCCGGCGCAATTCGTCCTGGCCAATTCCGCGCGGGTGGGCGTGCCGCGGTCCTGGTTGCCGCTGTTGGGCGGGCTGAAATTGGCCGGCGGCGCCGGCCTTCTCGTCGGTCTGGCCGGAGTCCCGCTGCTCGGCGTCGCCGCCGCTGCCGGCCTGGTCGCGTACTTCATCGGGGCCGTGGTGACCCACGTGCGGGCCGGGGTGCTGTCCAACATCGGATTCCCGGCCGCCTATCTGCTGCTATCGACGGCGTCGCTGGCGATCCTGCTGGCGTGAACTAGCCGAATTCGGCGGCCGGGTCGGTGTGGGTGGCCGCACCGGTACGTCGTGGCAGCTCGACGACGACGTTGGTGGCCTTGACCGAGGCGACGACCAGGCTGCCGGGCTGCAGCTGCAGTTCGTCGGCGGCCTCCCTGCTGACCAACGAGACCAACCGGAACGGTCCGGCCTGAACCTCGACCTGCGCCATCACCGTGTCCCGGGTGACCTTGGTGACCAGCCCGACCATCCGGTTGCGTGCCGACTGGCCCACCACCGGATTGCGTGACACCGGTTCGACGGCGGCGCGCTCCTGGGCGAACCGTGCCAGCTCGGCACCGTCGACCATGCGGGGCCCGCTGCCCGTCGTCAGCGACAGGCGACCGGAGTCGATCCACCGGCGGACGGTGTCGTCGCTGACCCCGAGGAGCTCGGCGACTTCGGCAATTCGAAAGCTCGGCACGTAGGTGAGTTTATCGCCGCGGTGGTGCCTAATCAGGCTCCTGGGAAATACCGGATTGTCGTGATCGGCGCCCCACGGCCGGCCACGTCGAAGAAGAGCACGGCGCGTCGCTGCGCGGAGGTGGTTGACACCGCGACGGTGCTGCCGGCGGCCAACATCTTCGTCAGGCCCGCGCCGTCCAGCTGGGCACCGAGCTCGGCAAGGTCCACGGCGGTTTCATCGCCGTAAGTGACTGTGGCACTAGGTGATAGCAGGCCCCTGGCAGTAGCAGTGTTGCCGGCCGCGACCGCCTCCAGGAATGTTTGCACCGACTTCTTGCCCTTGCTGCCCGGTCGGCGGAACCCCGCGACGAACCCGGCGGTGCCGGCCAGCCGCTGATTGCGCAGCAGCGATCGTGACAGCCCGATCCCGGCGGGCAGCGCGGCGATACCGTTACCGAGGAACTGGCCCACCATGGCTGGCAGCTCCCAGTAGGCGCGCAGCCGCTGCAGCTCCCAATCGCCCGAGGACCCCTGCAGGTCATAGCGCAGGATCGCCGGCATGTGCATGGTGACCGACGGCCCCATCGCGACTTCGAGCTGCAGATCCCGTACGACCGTCGTCCCGCGCACAATGTCCAGATCGCGATGAAAGGTGATATCGCGCGGACCGATGAACGTGTCGTAGAACCGCCCGATCTGGTCGGGACCGACGTGCGGGCGTGAACCCACCGGATCCTCCACCCGGCCGTCGGCGCTGAACAGCCCTGCCCAGCCGGCCCTATCGTGGGCGGCTGCCGCAGCCGGTGACTGCTCGACGGCGTCCAGCAGCTCGGCGGCCTTAGCGTTGGTCATCAGATCGCCTCCATCACAGTGACACCGTCGTTGCGCATCGCCGCCAGCGCGGCGGCCGTCGATTCGGCCGAGGTGCCCGCGGTCAGGGGCGACAGCACGGTGGTGGAAAACCCTTTGCGCACAGCATCTTTGGCGGTAGCGCTCACGCAGTGCTCGGTGGCGACGCCGACCACGTCGACGTTGCCCACTTCGTGTTGGTTCAGCCACTCGGCCAGTGACGTGCCCTGGTCATCGACCCCCTCGAAGCCGCTGTATCCCGCGCTGTAGGCGCCCTTTTTGAAGACCGCTTCGATCCGCTCGGTGCTCAATTCCGGATGAAATTGCGCCCCGGGACTTCCCGCGACGCAGTGCGGCGGCCAGGACGTCTGGTAGTTCGGGTCCTCGGCGAAATGCGCGCCGGGGTCGATGTGCCAGTCCTGAGTGGCCACCACGTGCGCGTAGCGGGCCTTGCCGTCCGGGCTGTCCACGTAACGGCTGATCTGCTGTGCGACGGTGGCAGCGCCGGTCACCGGGATCGCTCCCCCATCGCAGAAATCGTTCTGCACATCGACGATCACCAGCGCCCGCATGCGTCCACAGTATCGTCGGCGCCGCAGCGCTTCTCGGCCACACAGCGCCCAGGAGCCGAGCACCGTCACCAGCACCGCGACCTCGACTGCGGTGGTCCACGCGGTCGGGTACAGCACACCGGTCAGATAGTGGGCGATGAATCCGTCCGGCGGCAGCGCGGCCATTCCGGCGGCGGCGCGCGCCCGGCGCTCCAGCCAGGTCAGCGGGCAATCCAGATGTGCGACCACGATCAGCACCGCCCAGAATGTCGCCACGCCGTGCAGCCACAGGGTGCGTGGCCACCGCACGGCGAGAAAGCCGCCGACCACGACGTAGCCGACGAACGCAAGATGCGACGCGACGATGAGCACCATCGCGATCTGGTACATCAGTGCGCCGTTTCGCCCTCCGCGGAAACCGCTTCCGTCCCTGATCGTCACGGTACATTGGCGGACATCCAACGTGGTCAGGAGCAAATCTGATGACAACCGGCGATTTCGGCCCGAACGGCCCCGGCTACGGCCCCGGATACGGTCAGCCCGGCGGCTATCCACCGCCGCAGGGTTGGGGGCCGCAGCCCGGATGGGGTCAGCAACCGGGCGGGCTGGGCAGGCGCTTTTGGGCCCGCGCGCTCGACGGAGTGCTGGTCGGTATCGTGTCGTTCTTCCTGTCGGTGTTCTTGTTCTCCGACGATTACCCGTTTCTGGTGACCGGCCTGTTCTCCGGGGCGCTGACCTTCGGCTACTTCGTGCTGTTCGAGGTGACGCAGGGCGCCACCCCGGGCAAGCGGCTGCTGGGCCTGGCGGTGCACGGGCCAGATGGGGTGTCGAAGCCGACGGCTTCGGAGTCGGCCATTCGTAATTCGTTCACTCTGCTGGCCATGGTCCCCTACCTCGGTGGGCTGCTGGCCTTCGTGGCCTACGTCGTGATCGCCGTGACGATCAGCGGCAGCCCGACCAAGCAAGGCAAGCACGACGAGTTGGCCGGCGGCACCCGGGTGACCCGGACCTAGTTCGGCTGGCGTTCCCCTCGCGAGCAGACGCAAAGTTGCCCCTTTTTGGCACTTTTAGGGCAACTTTGCGTCTGCTCGCGGGAGTTGGTGGGCGCTCGGAAGGCTAGTGGGCCAGCGAAAAGCCTTGCCAGGCCTTGCGTCGCTCGGGGGCCGGGTCGTATTCCAAGCGGGTCTTGCGGTCGAACACCATGACGGCACGCTCGTCGGCGGTGTAGGCCGGCCAGTTCTCGCCCGGCGCCCCCGCCCGGCTGAACGCTCCCCACCGGCGCTGCACCTGCTTGCTGACCTGCAACGCCGTCCGGCGGTCCGCGCCGGCGGTCAACAGCCGACCAAACCCGCCACTGCGGTACACATCGAACACGGCGAACAACTCGGTCGCGTGCGTGGCACCCATGCCCGACCAGCGCAGCATCCGCGGCGCGTAGTCGTAGCGGTAGACGTAGGTGGGCGCATGGGCCCCATGGGCATCGGCGATCTGCCACACCGCAGCATTGAAGGCGAAATCACCGCCGAGCCGGACGCAGGCCGCCCGCTTCGGGTAGTCCGGATAGGCGGCGATGATGCGGTCACGCACTCCCGCGTCGGTGCCGGCCAGTACCGCCTCGACCATCGGCTCGTCGACCGGCAACATCCGCAAGAACCGGGTGAACAGGCGCCCCTCATCGGCGTTGCTGCCCACGATCAGCGGAACACGGTGCGCGGAACCCTGCCGCATCGCCTCAACCGGATCCACCGGCAGCACATCGTCGCCGCAGACCGGGCCGATCGGGAACGCGCCCAGCATGTCCCGGTTGCCGTCGGCGATCAATCGGTCCTGGGCGGCCAGCAGCTCCGACGGCGTCACGCGCAGCAGTGTCTGGGCGCCGTCGGACGGCCGCACCCCGAGCAACGCAGCGAATCGCTCGGCGAATGCCGCGGCAATGTCGGTGTTGCGCACCAGCCCGGCGGCCGGGCTTTCGGCGATCGCACGGGTGAACAGGCCTTGCGCGGCGGGCACCGCCAACAGGGTGGCCACCGCGTGCGCGCCCGCGCTTTCCCCGAAGATGGTGACGTTGTCGGGGTCGCCACCGAACGTCGCGACGTTCTCCTGGACCCAGCGCAGGGCGAGCACCAGGTCGCGCAGGTACAGGTTGCTGTCCAGGGTGACGTCGGACGTCGACAGCGACGACAGGTCCAGACACCCCAGCGCACCCAGCCGGTAGTTGACCGAGACGTACACACAGCCGCGCCTGGCCAGCGCCGCGCCGTCATAGATGGGGGTGGCCGAGCTGCCCATGATGTAGCCGCCACCGTGGATGAACACCATGACCGGCAGCGGGCCCGCGTCGGTGTCCTCCGGGGCCACCACGTTGAGCGTCAGGCAGTCCTCGCTGGTCGGCTGAAACCGGCCGGGGCCCAGGACGGTGTAGAGCCGTTCCTGCGGCGCGCAATTGGTGAATCCGTGGCAATGGCGCACCCCCGACCACGATTCGGCCGGCTGGGGAGCCCGGAACCGCAGCGGACCCACCGGTGGTCGGGCAAAGGGGATGGATCGCCATCTGCGCACCCCGTCGCGGACGAATCCCTCCACAACGCCGGTGGCGATGCGGGCCTGCACAGGGTGGTTATGCATGAGGCGAACGGTAGCGAATCACCCGGTGGTTAGCGAACCTCGACGAAGGAGAGGTGAGGCTGGACCGCCGCTTGAGCCCGGTGGTTAGCGAACCTCGACGAAGGAGAGGGGAGGCTGGACCGCCGCTTGGGCCCGGTGGTTAGCGAACCTCGACGAAGGAGAGGTGAGGCTGGACCGCCGCTTGGGCCCGGTGGTTAGCGAACCTCGACGAAGGAGAGGTGAGGCTGGACCGCCGCTTGAGCCCGGTGGTTAGCGAACCTCGACGAAGGAGAGGTGAGGCTGGACCGCCGCTTGAGCCCGGTGGTTAGCGAACCTCGACGAAGGAGAGGTGAGGCTGGACCGCCGCTTGGGCACGGCCGGTTAGCCTAACGGCATGCGTCTCACCGGGCTGATCGCCGTATTGCTGTTGGTCGCGGGATGTTCTGGCGCCAAGGTCGAAGAGCCGACCCCGACTTCGGCTGGGACGTCTCCCGCCAGCACGGCACCGCCGTCGGCATCGGTGACGTCAACATCGGCGAAGCCGTCG is a window from the Mycobacterium sp. SVM_VP21 genome containing:
- a CDS encoding sigma-70 family RNA polymerase sigma factor, producing the protein MGNTDVLAQRFEDNRRHLHSVAFHLLGSTADADDAVQTAWLKASSADFAAVDNLPGWLTTITARTAIDQLRARSRRIEQSLSETPELDSSPALAAPAADEQALRSEAVSRALLVVLDRLSPAQRVAFVLHDVFDVPFEQIGDVLDRSQDAAKKLASRARVRLQAASAEQPRHRAEHLEIVSAFLAASRGGDIPTLLELLAPDVVRRVDPVLIPAGVPTEMRGAEDVATETRRFTWRARAGAVLLIDGTPGIAIAPGGRLLALLRIGIADDGRIHTIDIAGDPVRLRTATLQLP
- a CDS encoding DoxX family protein, with protein sequence MSVQTIYLVTVVVTAVTTIAIAVPDFIPAQFVLANSARVGVPRSWLPLLGGLKLAGGAGLLVGLAGVPLLGVAAAAGLVAYFIGAVVTHVRAGVLSNIGFPAAYLLLSTASLAILLA
- a CDS encoding helix-turn-helix transcriptional regulator; this encodes MPSFRIAEVAELLGVSDDTVRRWIDSGRLSLTTGSGPRMVDGAELARFAQERAAVEPVSRNPVVGQSARNRMVGLVTKVTRDTVMAQVEVQAGPFRLVSLVSREAADELQLQPGSLVVASVKATNVVVELPRRTGAATHTDPAAEFG
- a CDS encoding ketosteroid isomerase family protein, producing the protein MTNAKAAELLDAVEQSPAAAAAHDRAGWAGLFSADGRVEDPVGSRPHVGPDQIGRFYDTFIGPRDITFHRDLDIVRGTTVVRDLQLEVAMGPSVTMHMPAILRYDLQGSSGDWELQRLRAYWELPAMVGQFLGNGIAALPAGIGLSRSLLRNQRLAGTAGFVAGFRRPGSKGKKSVQTFLEAVAAGNTATARGLLSPSATVTYGDETAVDLAELGAQLDGAGLTKMLAAGSTVAVSTTSAQRRAVLFFDVAGRGAPITTIRYFPGA
- a CDS encoding isochorismatase family protein, with product MRALVIVDVQNDFCDGGAIPVTGAATVAQQISRYVDSPDGKARYAHVVATQDWHIDPGAHFAEDPNYQTSWPPHCVAGSPGAQFHPELSTERIEAVFKKGAYSAGYSGFEGVDDQGTSLAEWLNQHEVGNVDVVGVATEHCVSATAKDAVRKGFSTTVLSPLTAGTSAESTAAALAAMRNDGVTVMEAI
- a CDS encoding RDD family protein, whose translation is MTTGDFGPNGPGYGPGYGQPGGYPPPQGWGPQPGWGQQPGGLGRRFWARALDGVLVGIVSFFLSVFLFSDDYPFLVTGLFSGALTFGYFVLFEVTQGATPGKRLLGLAVHGPDGVSKPTASESAIRNSFTLLAMVPYLGGLLAFVAYVVIAVTISGSPTKQGKHDELAGGTRVTRT
- a CDS encoding carboxylesterase/lipase family protein, with amino-acid sequence MHNHPVQARIATGVVEGFVRDGVRRWRSIPFARPPVGPLRFRAPQPAESWSGVRHCHGFTNCAPQERLYTVLGPGRFQPTSEDCLTLNVVAPEDTDAGPLPVMVFIHGGGYIMGSSATPIYDGAALARRGCVYVSVNYRLGALGCLDLSSLSTSDVTLDSNLYLRDLVLALRWVQENVATFGGDPDNVTIFGESAGAHAVATLLAVPAAQGLFTRAIAESPAAGLVRNTDIAAAFAERFAALLGVRPSDGAQTLLRVTPSELLAAQDRLIADGNRDMLGAFPIGPVCGDDVLPVDPVEAMRQGSAHRVPLIVGSNADEGRLFTRFLRMLPVDEPMVEAVLAGTDAGVRDRIIAAYPDYPKRAACVRLGGDFAFNAAVWQIADAHGAHAPTYVYRYDYAPRMLRWSGMGATHATELFAVFDVYRSGGFGRLLTAGADRRTALQVSKQVQRRWGAFSRAGAPGENWPAYTADERAVMVFDRKTRLEYDPAPERRKAWQGFSLAH